The proteins below are encoded in one region of Phaseolus vulgaris cultivar G19833 chromosome 1, P. vulgaris v2.0, whole genome shotgun sequence:
- the LOC137814844 gene encoding proline--tRNA ligase, cytoplasmic, whose translation MAGTEAKKPSAKQSGAKKKEVKKETGLGLTHRKADNFGEWYSEVVVNAEMIEYYDISGCYILRPWSMAIWEIMQEFFDPEIKKMKIKNCYFPLFVSPGVLQKEKDHVEGFAPEVAWVTKSGESELEIPIAIRPTSETVMYPYYSKWIRGHRDLPLKLNQWCNVVRWEFSNPTPFIRSREFLWQEGHTAFATKEEADAEVLDILELYRRIYEEYLAVPVIKGKKSELEKFAGGLYTTSVEAFIPNTGRGIQGATSHCLGQNFAKMFEINFENDKGEKAMVWQNSWAYSTRTIGVMVMVHGDDKGLVLPPKVASVQVIVIPVPYKDANTQGIYDACSATVNALSEAGIRAESDFRDNYSPGWKYSHWEMKGVPLRIEIGPKDLANKQVRAVRRDNGAKIDIASADLAVEIQKLLDNIQQNLFDVAKQKRDECIQVIHTWDEFVQALNQRKMILAPWCDEEEVEADVKARTKGEMGASKTLCSPFDQPELPEGIKCFASGKPATKWTYWGRSY comes from the exons ATGGCGGGGACTGAAGCAAAAAAGCCTTCTGCTAAGCAATCCG GTGCGAAGAAGAAGGAGGTGAAGAAGGAGACTGGCTTGGGTCTCACGCATCGGAAGGCGGACAACTTCGGAGAGTGGTATTCCGAG GTTGTTGTTAATGCGGAGATGATTGAATACTATGATATATCTGGTTGCTATATTCTGAGGCCTTGGTCAATGGCAATATGGGAGATCATGCAA GAGTTTTTCGATCCggaaataaagaaaatgaaaatcaaGAACTGCTACTTCCCTTTGTTTGTGTCTCCTGGAGTTTTGCAAAAGGAGAAGGATCACGTTGAGGGTTTTGCTCCCGAG GTTGCTTGGGTAACAAAGTCCGGGGAATCTGAATTAGAAATTCCTATTGCTATTCGTCCAACCAGTGAAACTGTCATGTATCCCTACTACTCTAAGTGGATAAGGGGACATCGTGACTTGCCTTTGAAACTTAATCAGTGGTGTAATgttgttagatgggagttcaGCAATCCCACACCATTCATCAG GAGTCGTGAGTTTCTTTGGCAAGAAGGGCACACTGCTTTTGCAACAAAGGAGGAAGCAGATGCAGAG GTTCTTGACATCCTGGAATTATATAGACGTATATATGAAGAGTATTTGGCAGTTCCTGTCATAAAGGGTAAGAAAAGTGAGCTTGAGAAGTTTGCTGGTGGGCTTTACACTACCAGTGTTGAG GCATTTATTCCGAACACTGGTCGTGGTATACAAGGTGCAACTTCTCATTGTCTTGGCCAAAACTTTGCTAAAATGTTTGAGATAAACTTTGAAAATGATAAGGGAGAGAAAGCAATGGTCTGGCAGAACTCATGGGCCTATAGTACTCGAACT ATTGGGGTCATGGTGATGGTTCATGGTGATGACAAGGGATTGGTACTGCCTCCTAAAGTCGCATCAGTACAAGTCATTGTGATTCCTGTGCCTTACAAAGATGCTAATACTCAAGGAATCTATGATGCCTGTTCTGCAACTGTGAATGCATTGTCTGAAGCAGGTATTCGTGCTGAGTCGGATTTTAGGGATAATTATTCTCCGGGATGGAAGTATTCTCACTGGGAAATGAAAGGTGTTCCTCTAAGAATTGAAATTGGACCAAAGGATTTAGCGAATAAGCAG GTTCGTGCTGTTCGACGTGATAATGGAGCAAAGATAGACATTGCCAGTGCTGATTTGGCTGTTGAaatacaaaagttgcttgataATATTCAACAGAATCTGTTTGATGTTGCAAAACAAAAACGAGATGAATGCATTCAGGTCATACACACTTGGGATGAATTTGTGCAAGCTTTGAACCAAAGAAAAATGATCTTAGCTCCATGGTGTGATGAGGAG GAGGTGGAGGCTGATGTCAAAGCAAGAACTAAGGGTGAGATGGGAGCCTCTAAGACTCTTTGCAGCCCCTTTGATCAGCCAGAACTCCCTGAAG GCATTAAGTGCTTTGCATCTGGAAAGCCTGCAACAAAGTGGACATACTGGGGCAGAAGTTACTAG
- the LOC137814845 gene encoding probable polygalacturonase isoform X3: protein MRRPSTLVDVLLVLALLSCSPWIVWSNTLCQETNDEVRPHSVSITEFGAVGDGVTLNTKAFQNAIFYLNSFADKGGAKLFVPDGRWLTGSFDLISHLTLWLDKDAVILGSTNPEDWPVVDPLPSYGRGRELPGKRHKSLIYGRNLSDVIITGNNGTIDGQGSIWWSMFRNKTLDYTRPHLIELMNSTGVLISNLTFLNSPFWTLHPVYCSHVTVQKVTIFAPLDSPNTDGIDPDSSDNVCIEDCYISTGDDLIAIKSGWDEYGIRYGRPCTNIIIHRLVGKTQTSAGIAIGSEMSGGVSEVHIEDIQFYDSHTAIRIKTSPGRGGYVRNIYVTNVTLANVDIAIRFTGLYGEHPDDAYDPKALPVIEKITIKDVVGENIKTAGLIEGIEGDNFVNVCLSNIVLNVSSNYPWNCSYVKGYSDLVLPEACEPLKERIFPEHCSDCYYLSNQIQSSKSQNRAGQRNFR, encoded by the exons ATGAGGAGACCTTCAACA CTCGTGGATGTGCTTCTGGTACTTGCATTGCTCAGCTGTAGCCCATGGATAGTATGGAGCAACACACTTTGCCAAGAGACAAACGACGAAGTTCGACCTCACAGCGTCAGCATCACCGAATTTGGTGCAGTTGGCGATGGGGTCACTCTCAACACAAAAGCATTTCAAAATGCCATCTTCTACCTGAATTCCTTTGCTGACAAAGGTGGAGCCAAGCTTTTTGTCCCGGATGGTCGGTGGTTAACCGGTAGTTTTGATCTCATCAGTCATCTAACTTTGTGGTTGGACAAGGATGCAGTAATTCTTGGATCAACG AACCCTGAAGATTGGCCAGTTGTTGATCCTCTACCGTCTTATGGAAGAGGAAGAGAGTTGCCAGGTAAAAGGCATAAGAGCCTCATTTATGGGCGCAATTTGAGTGATGTGATCATAACAG GCAATAACGGGACTATCGATGGTCAAGGGAGTATCTGGTGGAGCATGTTTAGGAACAAAACTCTGGATTATACACGTCCCCATTTGATAGAATTGATGAACTCAACAGGGGTCCTCATTTCAAATTTAACCTTCTTGAATTCTCCATTTTGGACACTCCATCCTGTGTATTGCAG CCATGTTACAGTTCAGAAAGTGACGATCTTTGCTCCTCTTGATTCTCCAAATACTGATGGGATTGATCCAG ATTCTTCAGACAATGTTTGCATTGAAGACTGTTACATAAGCACTGGTGATGACCTGATTGCGATCAAGAGCGGGTGGGATGAGTATGGCATTAGATACGGTCGCCCCTGCACAAACATTATCATCCACAGGCTTGTTGGTAAAACTCAAACGAGTGCAGGGATTGCAATAGGAAGTGAGATGTCTGGTGGTGTATCTGAAGTTCATATAGAAGATATTCAATTCTACGATTCACATACTGCAATCAGAATAAAGACGTCTCCTGGAAGGGGGGGTTATGTTAGAAACATCTATGTCACAAACGTGACCTTGGCTAATGTGGATATTGCTATTAGGTTCACTGGTTTATATGGGGAACATCCAGATGATGCTTATGACCCAAAGGCTCTGCCTGTAATAGAAAAGATTACAATCAAGGATGTGGTGGGAGAGAATATCAAAACTGCAGGTCTTATAGAGGGTATAGAAGGTGACAATTTTGTGAACGTTTGCTTATCAAACATTGTCCTTAATGTGAGCTCAAACTATCCATGGAACTGCTCCTATGTTAAAGGATATTCTGACCTGGTTCTGCCAGAAGCTTGTGAGCCTCTCAAAGAAAGAATATTCCCTGAGCATTGTTCAGATTGTTACTATTTGTCAAATCAAATTCAGAGTTCGAAGAGCCAAAATAGAG CAGGGCAAAGAAACTTCAGGTGA
- the LOC137814845 gene encoding probable polygalacturonase isoform X4, which translates to MRRPSTLVDVLLVLALLSCSPWIVWSNTLCQETNDEVRPHSVSITEFGAVGDGVTLNTKAFQNAIFYLNSFADKGGAKLFVPDGRWLTGSFDLISHLTLWLDKDAVILGSTNPEDWPVVDPLPSYGRGRELPGKRHKSLIYGRNLSDVIITGNNGTIDGQGSIWWSMFRNKTLDYTRPHLIELMNSTGVLISNLTFLNSPFWTLHPVYCSHVTVQKVTIFAPLDSPNTDGIDPDSSDNVCIEDCYISTGDDLIAIKSGWDEYGIRYGRPCTNIIIHRLVGKTQTSAGIAIGSEMSGGVSEVHIEDIQFYDSHTAIRIKTSPGRGGYVRNIYVTNVTLANVDIAIRFTGLYGEHPDDAYDPKALPVIEKITIKDVVGENIKTAGLIEGIEGDNFVNVCLSNIVLNVSSNYPWNCSYVKGYSDLVLPEACEPLKERIFPEHCSDCYYLSNQIQSSKSQNRGQRNFR; encoded by the exons ATGAGGAGACCTTCAACA CTCGTGGATGTGCTTCTGGTACTTGCATTGCTCAGCTGTAGCCCATGGATAGTATGGAGCAACACACTTTGCCAAGAGACAAACGACGAAGTTCGACCTCACAGCGTCAGCATCACCGAATTTGGTGCAGTTGGCGATGGGGTCACTCTCAACACAAAAGCATTTCAAAATGCCATCTTCTACCTGAATTCCTTTGCTGACAAAGGTGGAGCCAAGCTTTTTGTCCCGGATGGTCGGTGGTTAACCGGTAGTTTTGATCTCATCAGTCATCTAACTTTGTGGTTGGACAAGGATGCAGTAATTCTTGGATCAACG AACCCTGAAGATTGGCCAGTTGTTGATCCTCTACCGTCTTATGGAAGAGGAAGAGAGTTGCCAGGTAAAAGGCATAAGAGCCTCATTTATGGGCGCAATTTGAGTGATGTGATCATAACAG GCAATAACGGGACTATCGATGGTCAAGGGAGTATCTGGTGGAGCATGTTTAGGAACAAAACTCTGGATTATACACGTCCCCATTTGATAGAATTGATGAACTCAACAGGGGTCCTCATTTCAAATTTAACCTTCTTGAATTCTCCATTTTGGACACTCCATCCTGTGTATTGCAG CCATGTTACAGTTCAGAAAGTGACGATCTTTGCTCCTCTTGATTCTCCAAATACTGATGGGATTGATCCAG ATTCTTCAGACAATGTTTGCATTGAAGACTGTTACATAAGCACTGGTGATGACCTGATTGCGATCAAGAGCGGGTGGGATGAGTATGGCATTAGATACGGTCGCCCCTGCACAAACATTATCATCCACAGGCTTGTTGGTAAAACTCAAACGAGTGCAGGGATTGCAATAGGAAGTGAGATGTCTGGTGGTGTATCTGAAGTTCATATAGAAGATATTCAATTCTACGATTCACATACTGCAATCAGAATAAAGACGTCTCCTGGAAGGGGGGGTTATGTTAGAAACATCTATGTCACAAACGTGACCTTGGCTAATGTGGATATTGCTATTAGGTTCACTGGTTTATATGGGGAACATCCAGATGATGCTTATGACCCAAAGGCTCTGCCTGTAATAGAAAAGATTACAATCAAGGATGTGGTGGGAGAGAATATCAAAACTGCAGGTCTTATAGAGGGTATAGAAGGTGACAATTTTGTGAACGTTTGCTTATCAAACATTGTCCTTAATGTGAGCTCAAACTATCCATGGAACTGCTCCTATGTTAAAGGATATTCTGACCTGGTTCTGCCAGAAGCTTGTGAGCCTCTCAAAGAAAGAATATTCCCTGAGCATTGTTCAGATTGTTACTATTTGTCAAATCAAATTCAGAGTTCGAAGAGCCAAAATAGAG GGCAAAGAAACTTCAGGTGA
- the LOC137814845 gene encoding probable polygalacturonase isoform X1, whose translation MKSNTGLIIHCSSSFINSGTWKVEHLVLVDVLLVLALLSCSPWIVWSNTLCQETNDEVRPHSVSITEFGAVGDGVTLNTKAFQNAIFYLNSFADKGGAKLFVPDGRWLTGSFDLISHLTLWLDKDAVILGSTNPEDWPVVDPLPSYGRGRELPGKRHKSLIYGRNLSDVIITGNNGTIDGQGSIWWSMFRNKTLDYTRPHLIELMNSTGVLISNLTFLNSPFWTLHPVYCSHVTVQKVTIFAPLDSPNTDGIDPDSSDNVCIEDCYISTGDDLIAIKSGWDEYGIRYGRPCTNIIIHRLVGKTQTSAGIAIGSEMSGGVSEVHIEDIQFYDSHTAIRIKTSPGRGGYVRNIYVTNVTLANVDIAIRFTGLYGEHPDDAYDPKALPVIEKITIKDVVGENIKTAGLIEGIEGDNFVNVCLSNIVLNVSSNYPWNCSYVKGYSDLVLPEACEPLKERIFPEHCSDCYYLSNQIQSSKSQNRAGQRNFR comes from the exons ATGAAGAGTAACACTGGTTTGATCAtccactgttcatcttcttttaTAAATTCTGGCACTTGGAAAGTGGAACACTTGGTG CTCGTGGATGTGCTTCTGGTACTTGCATTGCTCAGCTGTAGCCCATGGATAGTATGGAGCAACACACTTTGCCAAGAGACAAACGACGAAGTTCGACCTCACAGCGTCAGCATCACCGAATTTGGTGCAGTTGGCGATGGGGTCACTCTCAACACAAAAGCATTTCAAAATGCCATCTTCTACCTGAATTCCTTTGCTGACAAAGGTGGAGCCAAGCTTTTTGTCCCGGATGGTCGGTGGTTAACCGGTAGTTTTGATCTCATCAGTCATCTAACTTTGTGGTTGGACAAGGATGCAGTAATTCTTGGATCAACG AACCCTGAAGATTGGCCAGTTGTTGATCCTCTACCGTCTTATGGAAGAGGAAGAGAGTTGCCAGGTAAAAGGCATAAGAGCCTCATTTATGGGCGCAATTTGAGTGATGTGATCATAACAG GCAATAACGGGACTATCGATGGTCAAGGGAGTATCTGGTGGAGCATGTTTAGGAACAAAACTCTGGATTATACACGTCCCCATTTGATAGAATTGATGAACTCAACAGGGGTCCTCATTTCAAATTTAACCTTCTTGAATTCTCCATTTTGGACACTCCATCCTGTGTATTGCAG CCATGTTACAGTTCAGAAAGTGACGATCTTTGCTCCTCTTGATTCTCCAAATACTGATGGGATTGATCCAG ATTCTTCAGACAATGTTTGCATTGAAGACTGTTACATAAGCACTGGTGATGACCTGATTGCGATCAAGAGCGGGTGGGATGAGTATGGCATTAGATACGGTCGCCCCTGCACAAACATTATCATCCACAGGCTTGTTGGTAAAACTCAAACGAGTGCAGGGATTGCAATAGGAAGTGAGATGTCTGGTGGTGTATCTGAAGTTCATATAGAAGATATTCAATTCTACGATTCACATACTGCAATCAGAATAAAGACGTCTCCTGGAAGGGGGGGTTATGTTAGAAACATCTATGTCACAAACGTGACCTTGGCTAATGTGGATATTGCTATTAGGTTCACTGGTTTATATGGGGAACATCCAGATGATGCTTATGACCCAAAGGCTCTGCCTGTAATAGAAAAGATTACAATCAAGGATGTGGTGGGAGAGAATATCAAAACTGCAGGTCTTATAGAGGGTATAGAAGGTGACAATTTTGTGAACGTTTGCTTATCAAACATTGTCCTTAATGTGAGCTCAAACTATCCATGGAACTGCTCCTATGTTAAAGGATATTCTGACCTGGTTCTGCCAGAAGCTTGTGAGCCTCTCAAAGAAAGAATATTCCCTGAGCATTGTTCAGATTGTTACTATTTGTCAAATCAAATTCAGAGTTCGAAGAGCCAAAATAGAG CAGGGCAAAGAAACTTCAGGTGA
- the LOC137814845 gene encoding probable polygalacturonase isoform X2: protein MKSNTGLIIHCSSSFINSGTWKVEHLVLVDVLLVLALLSCSPWIVWSNTLCQETNDEVRPHSVSITEFGAVGDGVTLNTKAFQNAIFYLNSFADKGGAKLFVPDGRWLTGSFDLISHLTLWLDKDAVILGSTNPEDWPVVDPLPSYGRGRELPGKRHKSLIYGRNLSDVIITGNNGTIDGQGSIWWSMFRNKTLDYTRPHLIELMNSTGVLISNLTFLNSPFWTLHPVYCSHVTVQKVTIFAPLDSPNTDGIDPDSSDNVCIEDCYISTGDDLIAIKSGWDEYGIRYGRPCTNIIIHRLVGKTQTSAGIAIGSEMSGGVSEVHIEDIQFYDSHTAIRIKTSPGRGGYVRNIYVTNVTLANVDIAIRFTGLYGEHPDDAYDPKALPVIEKITIKDVVGENIKTAGLIEGIEGDNFVNVCLSNIVLNVSSNYPWNCSYVKGYSDLVLPEACEPLKERIFPEHCSDCYYLSNQIQSSKSQNRGQRNFR, encoded by the exons ATGAAGAGTAACACTGGTTTGATCAtccactgttcatcttcttttaTAAATTCTGGCACTTGGAAAGTGGAACACTTGGTG CTCGTGGATGTGCTTCTGGTACTTGCATTGCTCAGCTGTAGCCCATGGATAGTATGGAGCAACACACTTTGCCAAGAGACAAACGACGAAGTTCGACCTCACAGCGTCAGCATCACCGAATTTGGTGCAGTTGGCGATGGGGTCACTCTCAACACAAAAGCATTTCAAAATGCCATCTTCTACCTGAATTCCTTTGCTGACAAAGGTGGAGCCAAGCTTTTTGTCCCGGATGGTCGGTGGTTAACCGGTAGTTTTGATCTCATCAGTCATCTAACTTTGTGGTTGGACAAGGATGCAGTAATTCTTGGATCAACG AACCCTGAAGATTGGCCAGTTGTTGATCCTCTACCGTCTTATGGAAGAGGAAGAGAGTTGCCAGGTAAAAGGCATAAGAGCCTCATTTATGGGCGCAATTTGAGTGATGTGATCATAACAG GCAATAACGGGACTATCGATGGTCAAGGGAGTATCTGGTGGAGCATGTTTAGGAACAAAACTCTGGATTATACACGTCCCCATTTGATAGAATTGATGAACTCAACAGGGGTCCTCATTTCAAATTTAACCTTCTTGAATTCTCCATTTTGGACACTCCATCCTGTGTATTGCAG CCATGTTACAGTTCAGAAAGTGACGATCTTTGCTCCTCTTGATTCTCCAAATACTGATGGGATTGATCCAG ATTCTTCAGACAATGTTTGCATTGAAGACTGTTACATAAGCACTGGTGATGACCTGATTGCGATCAAGAGCGGGTGGGATGAGTATGGCATTAGATACGGTCGCCCCTGCACAAACATTATCATCCACAGGCTTGTTGGTAAAACTCAAACGAGTGCAGGGATTGCAATAGGAAGTGAGATGTCTGGTGGTGTATCTGAAGTTCATATAGAAGATATTCAATTCTACGATTCACATACTGCAATCAGAATAAAGACGTCTCCTGGAAGGGGGGGTTATGTTAGAAACATCTATGTCACAAACGTGACCTTGGCTAATGTGGATATTGCTATTAGGTTCACTGGTTTATATGGGGAACATCCAGATGATGCTTATGACCCAAAGGCTCTGCCTGTAATAGAAAAGATTACAATCAAGGATGTGGTGGGAGAGAATATCAAAACTGCAGGTCTTATAGAGGGTATAGAAGGTGACAATTTTGTGAACGTTTGCTTATCAAACATTGTCCTTAATGTGAGCTCAAACTATCCATGGAACTGCTCCTATGTTAAAGGATATTCTGACCTGGTTCTGCCAGAAGCTTGTGAGCCTCTCAAAGAAAGAATATTCCCTGAGCATTGTTCAGATTGTTACTATTTGTCAAATCAAATTCAGAGTTCGAAGAGCCAAAATAGAG GGCAAAGAAACTTCAGGTGA